One genomic window of Nitrosopumilus sp. includes the following:
- the cyoE gene encoding heme o synthase encodes MQKQKSESRVAVYYELTKPKIWYLLVFTAFGAALTASNIYNIEILPATWALMLFSVAAGSAAANTLTNYHDRDIDAIMERTKGRPLPSKRIYPAVKARNFGLVLSGISLVLAFGISFTTTLEQGAWATAFIAFGLVNNIIVYSYVLKRNSRTNIILGGLCGGSPPMIGWVAVSMSDLWTMGLAMAGLVFIWIPMHIWALTLHFKDDYNKVNVPMLTAVQSEKTSARAIAGSTVVMVLFSIVPFFLTTENGDKMVGDVYLWTAIASGVLMIGLSIWVIIKPMEKAAWTLFKFSSPYLAVLFIALMVDSAL; translated from the coding sequence TTGCAAAAACAGAAGTCAGAATCACGTGTTGCAGTATACTATGAATTAACGAAACCAAAAATTTGGTATTTACTTGTATTTACTGCATTTGGTGCTGCATTAACCGCATCCAATATTTATAATATTGAGATTCTACCTGCAACTTGGGCTTTGATGTTATTTTCAGTTGCAGCAGGCTCAGCAGCTGCTAATACATTAACAAACTATCACGATAGAGATATTGATGCAATAATGGAGCGTACAAAAGGTAGACCTCTCCCATCAAAGAGAATCTATCCTGCTGTTAAAGCCAGAAATTTTGGTTTAGTATTGTCTGGAATATCATTGGTTTTAGCATTTGGAATATCATTTACTACTACATTAGAACAAGGTGCATGGGCAACAGCATTCATTGCATTTGGATTAGTCAATAACATCATAGTTTATTCATATGTTTTAAAACGAAATTCAAGAACAAACATAATTTTAGGTGGATTATGTGGCGGTTCACCACCAATGATTGGATGGGTGGCTGTAAGTATGTCAGATTTATGGACGATGGGTCTTGCAATGGCAGGATTAGTGTTTATTTGGATCCCAATGCATATTTGGGCTTTGACGTTACATTTCAAAGATGATTATAACAAAGTAAATGTTCCAATGTTAACAGCAGTTCAATCTGAAAAGACTTCAGCAAGAGCAATTGCAGGTTCAACTGTTGTGATGGTATTATTTTCAATTGTACCATTTTTCTTAACAACTGAAAATGGAGATAAGATGGTAGGTGATGTATATCTATGGACAGCAATTGCATCAGGAGTGTTAATGATAGGCTTATCAATATGGGTGATTATCAAGCCGATGGAAAAAGCAGCATGGACTCTGTTTAAATTTTCTAGTCCTTATTTGGCAGTATTGTTTATTGCCTTAATGGTAGATTCTGCATTATAA
- a CDS encoding cobyric acid synthase, translated as MKSLMIQGTSSGAGKTTLVAALCRIFSDKGYRVAPFKSQNMSNFVYTAPKFEISRAQAIQAIGARCDITSDLNPILLKPVGNYNSLVYLNGKLYKKMYAKDYYEKFVNSQGIKIASKSLKILQTNFDLVILEGAGSPAEINLQKFDIANMKIAQKASASVILVSDIDKGGSFASLVGTMALIEKKYQKLVKGFVFNKFRGDTNMLKTGFNKLKKITNVPVLGVIPLVPLNLPEEDSFNAKPRNMAWNKKNILKIDDELNRLAETVKSSIDIKSIEKMLK; from the coding sequence ATGAAATCTTTAATGATTCAAGGTACATCGTCTGGTGCTGGAAAAACTACTTTAGTTGCAGCTCTTTGTAGAATTTTTTCCGATAAAGGTTATCGTGTTGCACCCTTCAAATCTCAAAACATGTCAAATTTTGTATATACTGCACCTAAATTTGAGATTTCTCGTGCACAAGCTATACAGGCTATTGGTGCACGATGTGATATCACATCTGATTTGAATCCAATTTTGCTTAAACCTGTAGGAAACTACAATAGCCTTGTGTATCTAAATGGAAAACTTTACAAGAAAATGTATGCAAAAGACTATTATGAAAAATTTGTAAACAGTCAAGGAATTAAAATTGCTTCAAAATCTCTAAAAATTTTACAGACTAATTTTGATTTGGTAATTTTAGAGGGAGCAGGATCTCCTGCTGAGATTAATTTACAAAAATTTGATATTGCGAATATGAAAATTGCACAAAAAGCAAGTGCATCTGTTATACTGGTATCTGATATTGATAAAGGTGGCTCATTTGCTAGCCTAGTTGGAACAATGGCTCTAATTGAAAAGAAATATCAAAAACTTGTAAAAGGATTTGTATTTAACAAATTTAGAGGTGATACTAACATGTTAAAAACAGGATTTAATAAACTCAAGAAAATTACCAATGTTCCTGTTTTAGGTGTTATTCCTTTAGTGCCATTGAATTTACCTGAAGAAGATTCTTTTAATGCAAAACCTAGAAACATGGCTTGGAACAAAAAAAATATCTTAAAAATTGATGATGAACTAAACAGATTGGCAGAAACTGTGAAATCATCTATTGATATTAAATCAATTGAGAAGATGTTGAAATGA
- the asd gene encoding aspartate-semialdehyde dehydrogenase translates to MGKKRVAIIGVTGAVGQEFVQSLNNHPWFQVTQIAASERSAGKKYLEAIKDSSGIVSWDVGGEIPEYIKDMTVKSIDELDVSQLDLIFSAVESEAARDIETKMAADLPVISTSSAYRYEEDVPILIPGINDEQTELLEIQKKNRNWKGWVAPLPNCTTTGLAITLKPLLEKFGAKKVMMTSMQAISGGGKSGVSAMGITDNIIPYIPKEEGKVRIETRKILGKLKDGKIEDADIRVSCTCTRVPVIDGHTESVFVETTKQIDPVKAREIYNQCNKDISVLGLPSAPENYYAFHEDPTRPQPRMERTVGDGMTTTIGRVEKEELFDNGLKYMLFSHNKKMGSAKGAVLLAEMLYKKGKI, encoded by the coding sequence ATGGGTAAGAAAAGAGTTGCAATTATTGGCGTTACAGGTGCTGTAGGGCAAGAATTCGTCCAGTCATTAAATAATCATCCATGGTTTCAAGTAACTCAAATTGCAGCATCTGAGCGATCTGCTGGTAAAAAATACCTCGAAGCAATTAAGGATTCAAGTGGAATTGTGTCATGGGATGTTGGAGGTGAAATCCCTGAATATATCAAAGACATGACGGTCAAATCAATTGATGAATTAGATGTTTCTCAATTAGACTTGATATTTTCTGCAGTTGAATCAGAAGCTGCTAGAGATATTGAGACAAAAATGGCTGCAGATTTACCAGTGATTTCAACTAGTTCTGCTTATAGATATGAAGAAGACGTACCGATACTTATTCCAGGAATTAATGATGAACAAACTGAATTACTTGAAATTCAAAAGAAAAATAGAAACTGGAAGGGATGGGTAGCACCATTACCAAACTGTACTACGACAGGTTTAGCAATTACATTAAAACCATTACTTGAAAAATTTGGAGCAAAGAAAGTTATGATGACTTCAATGCAAGCAATATCAGGAGGTGGGAAATCAGGGGTATCCGCAATGGGAATTACGGATAACATAATTCCATACATTCCAAAAGAGGAAGGAAAAGTAAGGATAGAAACAAGAAAGATCTTAGGCAAACTAAAGGATGGAAAAATAGAGGATGCCGATATCAGAGTTAGCTGTACTTGTACTAGAGTACCTGTAATAGATGGACATACTGAATCTGTTTTTGTTGAAACAACTAAACAAATAGATCCTGTAAAAGCAAGAGAAATCTACAACCAATGCAACAAGGATATTTCTGTATTAGGATTACCATCAGCTCCTGAAAACTACTATGCATTCCACGAGGATCCTACAAGACCACAACCAAGAATGGAAAGAACTGTTGGTGATGGAATGACTACAACAATTGGAAGAGTTGAGAAGGAGGAACTGTTTGATAATGGACTCAAATACATGTTATTCTCACACAACAAAAAAATGGGTTCTGCTAAAGGAGCAGTTTTGTTAGCTGAGATGTTATATAAAAAAGGCAAGATTTAG
- the hisC gene encoding histidinol-phosphate transaminase has translation MKIRPKSSIIRHIPVIHGGKDHLIKPDVIDFSSNITPIGVPKSVKTILKKNLDNIQRYPDYNSSKVISSLTKYIKLDKRYLLVGNGAIEIIYNFCFAFLSKNTKVLIPVPTFQEYELAAKLNNCKVSYFTTMNLSENLDQFLSKIPKQGCVFLCNPNNPTGKLLSKNQILVIIKTAKNLSSIVFIDECFIEMVPDSNQSTISYVKKYDNVFVLRSLTKSFGLAGIRIGYAASSKQMIEILQKIKIPWSVNSLAQDAASIALKNKSHIKKSNYVIKKELNYLMNAISQLNGFNCYDSTTNFILIKTKHNSTKLQQKLLKHKILIRDCKNFRGLDNHHIRIAVKSHKDNLKLVRALEKIK, from the coding sequence GTGAAAATAAGACCAAAATCATCCATTATTAGACATATTCCAGTGATTCATGGTGGAAAAGACCATTTGATAAAACCCGATGTCATAGATTTTAGTTCTAATATTACACCAATAGGAGTCCCAAAATCAGTTAAAACCATTCTTAAAAAAAATCTTGACAATATTCAAAGATATCCTGATTATAACTCATCCAAAGTAATTTCAAGCCTAACAAAATACATCAAATTGGATAAGAGATATCTGCTGGTTGGAAATGGTGCGATCGAAATAATCTATAATTTTTGTTTTGCTTTTTTATCTAAAAATACCAAAGTACTGATCCCAGTTCCTACTTTTCAAGAATATGAACTAGCAGCAAAATTAAACAATTGTAAAGTTTCATATTTCACAACAATGAATCTATCAGAAAATTTAGATCAATTTCTTTCAAAAATACCAAAACAAGGATGTGTGTTTCTTTGCAATCCCAATAATCCTACAGGAAAACTTTTATCAAAAAATCAAATATTAGTTATTATTAAAACAGCAAAAAATCTATCTTCAATTGTATTTATTGATGAATGTTTTATTGAAATGGTTCCAGATTCTAATCAATCTACAATATCGTATGTCAAAAAATATGATAATGTTTTTGTTTTACGCTCATTGACAAAATCTTTTGGATTAGCTGGCATAAGAATTGGTTATGCTGCATCTTCTAAACAAATGATTGAAATCCTACAAAAAATAAAAATTCCTTGGAGTGTAAATTCTTTAGCACAAGATGCAGCAAGTATAGCACTAAAAAATAAATCCCATATCAAAAAATCAAATTATGTAATTAAAAAAGAATTAAATTATTTGATGAACGCTATTTCTCAATTGAATGGATTTAATTGCTATGACTCCACCACAAATTTTATTTTAATCAAAACAAAACATAATTCAACTAAATTACAACAAAAATTGCTTAAACATAAAATCTTAATTCGTGACTGTAAAAATTTTAGAGGTCTAGATAATCATCATATTCGAATTGCAGTCAAATCACATAAAGATAATTTAAAACTTGTAAGGGCATTGGAGAAAATTAAATGA
- a CDS encoding Lrp/AsnC family transcriptional regulator: protein MDLQILSELSEDASISIPRLSKKININSSVVYSRIKRLLKRKLIERFTIIVNDNELGYTVKALTGINMDTKKRDHIIEELFKIDGVREVAEVTGRFDILVTMYAKSLDQMHKLVSEKIGRIEGIQSSESFIEMKSRMKAMPYMPSMGSE from the coding sequence TTGGATTTACAAATTTTATCAGAATTATCTGAAGATGCATCAATTTCTATTCCTCGTTTATCAAAAAAGATCAACATTAATTCATCTGTTGTGTATTCAAGAATCAAAAGACTACTAAAAAGAAAATTAATTGAACGTTTTACAATTATTGTGAATGATAATGAGCTTGGTTATACTGTCAAAGCTTTGACAGGGATTAATATGGATACAAAAAAACGCGATCATATAATTGAAGAATTATTTAAGATTGATGGAGTACGTGAAGTGGCAGAGGTTACAGGTAGGTTTGACATATTGGTAACGATGTATGCAAAATCATTAGATCAGATGCATAAATTGGTCTCTGAGAAAATTGGTAGAATTGAAGGTATTCAGTCTTCAGAATCTTTTATTGAGATGAAGTCACGAATGAAAGCAATGCCATATATGCCATCAATGGGTAGTGAATAA